CACCTCTAACAGTCACGTGCACACCATATCACGTGGCCGTGCTTATATTACCATTCTGCTTTTACTTTtggttttgaaaaattcacGTGCCAGGCACGAATGTATTTACCCGCACGGCCACCTGGTTTCCTGATTCGGTATCACGCTTGCTGGCAATAAGGGGTGTATTACTGCTTTTGACCACAATTTGTCTGTCTAAGAACACTCTGCACACATGACACTTCCAAATCAGGTAACACACGGCGCCCCTGGCCGTTTCGGGCACGCCAGAAAGATGCATCCGTAGAAGCCTACAAGTCCTGATCGGGTGATCTGCCAATGTACATGCATTTCCAAATTCAGACATCATGAGCGGGGCTCACTTCCATATTGGGCGTGGTCCCGGTGGCCATGCCGTTTTAGGAAATCCCCTGCACATTCGCTGTAACTGCAACACCGTCTCCCTTTGCAATCTCTTTTCGGTTTGTGGAATCTAAACGGCCCAAGTGGAAGATGCCCAGTTGCCTTTTTACCTGTCCAGTTCCATCTATGTTTTGGTTCATAGTAATTTACTGGCCTAATCTGCTTCCGATGACGACTAATTCAAGCTCCTCATTTCCGAATCCTCCTCGATTCTCAACAATAGACAGAATGAGTGGTTGTTCGCCATTTACATGCTTACGTTTTTCAGTGGttatttcatctttagaATACCTAGTATGACAAGGGCTAATGTTCCAGATGTATACAGATTGACCCATATATATAGGGACAACCCTGCATTCAACTCCCTTAGTTTTATGCCATTTggttaataaaaagaaaatttttttgttagttttttgctttttatcttctatcttttactttttgtttttttgtttttatttttttttcattcttaaGAGTTTGTTCGTTTATCACTGAGAAATAACTTGCTTTAAACATATTTCGCATTTGCTTTATACtttaattattcatttGCTATTACACGTTTGCGTTTAAACAAGTATATCTAACCAAAAACAACAAGCTAACTAACCAACTCAAACAAACGAAGTTATCACTCGTAATACATACAACCACTCACAATGCATAAGACTTATTCGTTGAGAGGCACAAGAGCCCCAACAGCCTCACAATTACGTGACCCTCCTCCTCCAAGAGCTACCACTAAGGGTAGATTCTTTGGTAAAGGGTCTATTGGTTCTCATTTCAAGATCCGTACTGCACACGCGTTTGCTCCTGAAATGGCCAAGCAATTAACTCAATTGGtcaaatatgaaaaaaacattttgaAAGCCATGGAAAGATCTGCCATTTGCAAAAGAGACTCTGCTAAAGTGTTATCGCTTTGGGGTATGGAAAATGACGATGATGTTTCAGATATCACTGATAAATTAGGTGTCTTAATCTATGAATTGGGAGAATTGGATGACCAATTCATTGATAGATATGATCAATATCGTTTGACTTTGAAATCCATTAGAGATGTGGAAAGTGGTGTTCAACCTTCAAGAGATAGAAAGGCAAGATTACAAGACAAGATTGCCATGGTCAAATTCAGAGAACCAGATTCTCCaaaattggaattattagaaCAAGAAATGGTTAGAGTCGAAGCAGAATCATTGGTTGCCGAAGCCCAATTATCAAACATTACTAGATCTAAATTGAGAGCTGCTTTCAATTATCAATTCGATTCTATTATCGAACATTCTGAAAAGATGGCCTTGATTGGTGGTTACGGTAAAGCTTTATTAGAGTTATTGGATGATTCTCCATTAACTCCAGGTGAAACAAGACCTGCTTACGATGGGTATGAAGCATCCAAACAAATCATAATAGATTGTGAAAATGCTTTGAATGAATGGACTTTAGATTCTGCTCAAGTGAAACCAACTTTATCAATGATGTATCCAGAGGATGCCGGTTTCAATCATCAACAATATATCGacgatgaagaagaagaaccAGAGGAAGAgccagaagaagaagaatatgACTCAAATGGTAACCCAATAGAATACTTCgatgaagaagaacaaTATATTGACCAACAACCTTGGGATGCTCGTCAACATCAGCAACAAAGAAATAATCATCAACGTATGCCGTACCAGATGAAAGCCTAATAAGtccaaagaaaaatagaaaaaaaaagagaaaaagaaaacacATTCACACCCTGTTATTTTCTAATGTATTccttattttaatatcctttcgaaatttttattatgcTTCAAACTTTTTGTCTTTTCTCCTtaaatatctatttttttccccTCTCCTCCCTGCCCCTTCCAAatttactttattattCACTCTTTAATTCTAGTAGCAGCTCCAATATCGTTCTACTAGCTTGGTCTGTCGTTAACCTATACTTTATACTTATACTTTTTCTCCTCTTTACTTTTTATGCAGTAGATTTATATAACTTGAATAGTTTTATGTAATAATTATACTTCATAGCCCTACCACGTGACCCACTCATTAGAGGtactttaatttctttttatatttatttttccatttccaattcaaaattttaaatatcaatttgtttttctatATACTACCGACATAATTTAATGActaaaaaagtatttatttattaattaataaaaataggGTGAAACAGTAGTATATTCtcatttctaataaaaccaaagcatatttttcttattgaaaaaatatatacatatctttaaaatcttatttaatttatagtaaagaaaaaatatatacatatctttaaaatcttatttaatttatagtaaagaaaaaaatactaaaatttaattaccTTTCAAAACGATTATCTCATCATAaccttttatttttttgcaattttaatttttttattttttatttttcttttgttttttactattttttcgCGTAGACTTGCGTAAacagataaaaaaaaaaaaaattaaaaattatacatttcaaaataaagcTCTAATAGAAACGTAAAtcaaaacaaatataaaaggAAATTACCGActattgtattattaataaccAAAACAACCTGCTAGTATCCCTTTCGGGTTTCTTATATTTGTCTCCTGTGGTATacttcaattattttttctctctctcgcatctttttttaaccgccctttaattcaatttaatttttacatATACATGATAATGTCAACTGATCAACTGATACCCATATCAGATTCTAATAATGCTTTAAAAACTCTCCCACAACAAAATTTAGATGGTACAAACCTACCGGATCCACCAAGCCAACAAGCAATAGAACTACAAGAGAATAAACAtcctaataataacaatgatgatgataatgatgatactGTGATTggaaaagatttaaatgaagaagagATGGACAAAGAAACAGATGCTGCATCATACACTAATCAACATGATGACACGCCACTTATACGAAGACCTTTAAACACATCCACAGAagaactaataataaatcatagTACAAACAACGATGATCCCATATCGAaaactaataatgataatgaaactaATGAGAACAACCTACAGAGTATACATTCGGATGTAAATTCcaatatattagaaatagATGAACTCCCTAATGAGTTAACATTACCAACATTGgatgatgatttagaaCAGAAAACTGATGATAAAACTAATACTGATATACCATCCGATCAggaattaaatatttccacCGACATTATGCATAAAGAGGAAAGTTCTACTATTCCCACTGACTCAGCTGAACTTACCTCTAATGAGCTATCAACTAACGTGCCTGATAATCTTCCGTCTGAAAGACCCACTCAACAACAATCtgaaatattaaacaaaCTTCCATCTGAGATATCAAACAAATTGCCGTCTGAAATATCTACTCTTTCAAATACCAATTTACAAAACataaagaattcaaatgataattcttCTGACCCTGAAAAATTCGAAATACAAACATCATTAgaacaagaaaaacaaactAACAGTAATAAAACTACCAATAATTTATCAGAAAGTATTAATGAGACTATCgaaataatatcaaatgATTCAACAACTACTGATTCTGGAATATCGTATAAAGGCGGTTCTGAACTCACTCATAAAGATTCAGGAGATTCTCAAGAGAAGATAGATTTGCAAAAATTGGAACAAAACTCTCCAAAAACGATTATTGAACTTCCAAAAGACTTAGATGCTTTCCCAGAgaatattgatgaaatttcaagtaaaatagaaaatttatcGGAAGAATTGggagaagaaattgaagaaaatatggATACAATAccaaaagaattaaaaatttcaataaacgaaatttcaaaacagCAAGGGTCAAAGAAAGATACTTCAATTAAAGAAGACCCTCCATTTAGACTCACTTCTACTGATGATTCCAAacatattttaaatgatagTACCAAATTGAAGAACAATTATCAAGACTCTAACAGCagtaataatgaaaaaaatagtagtGATGATGATACAAATAAAAGTTCTGGGATTGCAAACGAAGATAGTGATacagatgatgaaaaagatGCAATCGATGCAGAAGTGTTTTCAAAGTTGTTAGACTTCGAAGCAGAAATCGATCCAGACGAATTATTTTCTCCAAACGAATTATTACCTCCTACATTAAGCACAACTATTATTGATATGGATACTAGTGCTAAAAGCCCTACGAAtgattcatcatcaaatatatCGGATAaagattctaaaaaaaatgatattccCGAATTGCCAACActtgaagatgaagaagaactttttgataatttaccCCTATTAtccaataattcttctaataaatcaaatgataTATCTCAAAGatcttcatctaattttaatgaGAAGCTAACTGAACCAAATAAGGATCTTCCAAATGATGAACCCTCGATACtatcattgaaaaatgaagaagatcatgattcaaaaaatgaagaacATCAAAAACAATTAGATCAACATACACCGGCATTTATAATACAtgaaaagaataatttGCTATATCCTAGCAGAAAAAATTCTCTTACACCTGTAACATTATATGGAAAATATGATTCTCCATCTTCTAGAttccaaaataaaattctcAAACCAAACACTATCAGTAATATTCAAACAGATAAAAGTGGcgttaaaaataatgatcaGCCAGTTAATAACGCAAATTCTCAATCCACTCTTCCAACAAATCCCGATAATAACCAACTAAATCCGAAagatttaacaaatttacTTTATAACGGTGCCCAGAGGTTATCTGATgaatcaaaaatttcagCTTATGCTAGATTAGATTTCCAAAGCTTCACATTTTATGTTCAAACTTTACATGTAATTCTTGGTCGCAGATCTGAAAATGATTTCTCTCATAAAGTTGATGTTAATTTGGGTCcttcaaaatcaatttcGAGAAGACATGCTCAGATATTCTATAATTTCGGTACTGGAAGATATGAACTCTCTGTGCTTGGTAGAAATGGGGTTTTTATTAACGAACAATTTGTCGAGAAAGGTCATACTGTTCCATTAAAGCATAAAACTAAAATCCAAATTGGTGAGATTCCGTTTCAATTTGTATTACCAGAACAAGAAAGAGATCCAGaggatgaagaagatattaAGAGCTCACCAGCTATCCCAGACATGAATGCCTTAGAGATTGACGATGAAGATAAACACTTAATCGGTAATGGTCATGATGATAGTAATACATCACTTCCTGATTTAAAcgataatgaatttatgCCATTAGACGATGATATGGATCTAGATGATAAGCCTCTAATTCAGATAAAACAATCAAAGATTTCGTCCTCAAGTATCAGTACGACTAGCACCTCAAAACCACAAACATTAATGAAGACTACTTCTGTTAAAACATCACCTGcgaagaaaaagaaaatacaaattaaaaaagaaccacctaaagaaaagaaacCTGCACGCGAACCAAAGAAAgtttattcaataaatgaaattccTCCAGAATACCGTAACAAACCACTCATTTCTTACTCTGTTTTATTAACAACCTGCATCAGAAAGTATGCCACACCCAAAGGTATGTCTTTATCTGAAATTTACAACGCTATTAGGGAAACATATccatattataaatattgtaGGGATGGCTGGCAATCATCAGTTAGACATAATTTATCTCTTAATAAATCGTTCCGTAAAGTATCCAAAGGTGGGAAGGGTTGGTTGTGGGGCTTAGATGAAGATTATATTACAGAACGTGATAGGCAAAAGAAGGTGCAAGCTGAAACTGCTGCAAATAAGGCAAAAGCTTCACAGATGAAAGTTAAACAACAACagaaaaaagttaaaaaatctGTTAATTTAAATCCTATTAAACAACCAATCACTCCCTCCTACaatgcaaataataaacgACAAACTATTTCTCAAACTTTAGCAGCAAACCGCGCAgctaccaataataataaagctAATAAAGCTAACGACCAACGGAGAACgatgaaatatttacaagaacaattaataattttgaccAGAGACCGGAAAGGCTTACAAAAAGCAACAATCACCGATATTTTAACCCAAGCACTTGCTATGACAATCAATCAGGTTACAAAAGCTGCCAAATCAAAAGGTATATCTGGCAACCCACTAACTGCTTTAATGGACAAGAATCCTCAACATCTGAATTTAATACTTGCTGCTGCTGTAAATGCAGCAACTGTTAAAGTTACGAAAGGTAAGGTAAAGAGTTTGGTTGATTTGTCAACAGTTACATTACCAACCGTTGTTCCTGGTGCCAATTCTGATACTTCCTCAACAAGGCCTACTCTTACTCAGACTATAACAAGGAAAAACCCCTCAGACAATTCTTTTGACCCAACCTCATTATCCAGATTTTTCCAACCCAGacaaaattcttcaaatactAACAATTCAACCCCTAAGATCACTGTTCAATCAATGAGTAAGAACAGTCTACCACAAAAGCGTACTAGAGATGACAGTGATAATGAGGAaggtgatgatgatgaagaagaagattctAGCTCTGATTCTAGCTCAAATGACAGTGATAGTGGTAGTAACAGCGATAGTGATATAGATAGTGGAAGTGATAATGATACAGGTAGTTCGGAAGATAGCGACGATGGCAGTGGTTCTGATAACGAAAGTATTAACTCTAGTGGATCTGATTCTGGCGATTCTAGTGATGAGGAAAGCGGTAGTAGCTCAGGCACTGATAATGATTCAGATGATAGTGACGCTGGTAGTGACAGAGATAGCGACGATGAATCTAGACAGCATAATGAATACAGTTCCAGCAAGGATAAAATCCAAGGAGATGCACACATCGTCGTTGATgatgctaataataatgatataacTAATACTAAGAGTGATGAGCTTTTGAACGATAGATCTGGCTCggaagaaaaagaaactcATAGTACAGGCTTCAGTCTTTCACCTCCTGCTTTTAAGTCTACTGAGCACAAGCATTCAAATTCTGAAAATGATTCAGAAGAAAGAACACTACAGTCGGCTGATAATAAGCACGATTCTGAgctagaagaaaaaaaagaattagagGTATCATACAATGATTCTTTGAATAAGAGTCATTCTCAGTCGCCTCCTATCGACCATACGGATATAGATGCCATATCTTCCttagataatgaattaCAAAACAGTGAGGCATTACACGAGCTTCAATCAGCTAATCCTGATATTGCATCTGGTGACATTGAATTATCTCCATTGGACGGAACGCTAGAGCATGCTTcccaataaaaaaaatgaaaaaatgcACCATTTTGTTGATAATGCTGCTGTTCTAAGCCTTTTAAATTTCCTTATCTGTCTTCCAATTACAGATAACTTTTagttaattatatattcaagCATATAGATTTACTCTTATTCAACAATTTGAGTAGTCAATTAGATAgaaacaaataaacaattagatagattttttttagacaTTTTAATGTATTTCAGCTAACGGCTAGTCATCTTAGAAATGGAagattcatcatcaaaaaaattatcgaGACTGCTACAACCGTACACCtactaatattttatttctctATTTTGTCCGCCTCCGAAACATTCGGACACTGAGTAGCACgtgtaaaatattttttagaCGCAAtggatttttttctttggaaTTTCATGTTTCACGtgatttttcataattacCGATTTCAGTTCCATCAGGTcgaaaaattttgaagaaatataCTATGGCTactatgaaaaaaattatcattgaCACTTAAAGAAGCTCTTTAAAAAGAGAGATTTTTCGTTAACTTAGcctttaattaatatttaatatatttttcattcgTTTGTGCTAAACCATAGTCCTACAACAACCGCAAAGATGTCTGCCAAAGCTCAAAATGTTATGCGTGAATTGAAGATCGAAAAATTGGTCTTAAACATTTCCGTTGGTGAATCTGGTGATAGATTAACCAGAGCCTCCAAGGTTTTAGAACAATTATCTGGTCAAACTCCAGTTCAATCTAAGGCTAGATACACCGTTAGAACTTTCGGTAT
This DNA window, taken from Henningerozyma blattae CBS 6284 chromosome 3, complete genome, encodes the following:
- the TBLA0C02370 gene encoding Eisosome component PIL1/LSP1 family protein (similar to Saccharomyces cerevisiae PIL1 (YGR086C); ancestral locus Anc_3.420), with the translated sequence MHKTYSLRGTRAPTASQLRDPPPPRATTKGRFFGKGSIGSHFKIRTAHAFAPEMAKQLTQLVKYEKNILKAMERSAICKRDSAKVLSLWGMENDDDVSDITDKLGVLIYELGELDDQFIDRYDQYRLTLKSIRDVESGVQPSRDRKARLQDKIAMVKFREPDSPKLELLEQEMVRVEAESLVAEAQLSNITRSKLRAAFNYQFDSIIEHSEKMALIGGYGKALLELLDDSPLTPGETRPAYDGYEASKQIIIDCENALNEWTLDSAQVKPTLSMMYPEDAGFNHQQYIDDEEEEPEEEPEEEEYDSNGNPIEYFDEEEQYIDQQPWDARQHQQQRNNHQRMPYQMKA
- the FHL1 gene encoding Fhl1p (similar to Saccharomyces cerevisiae FHL1 (YPR104C); ancestral locus Anc_3.418); amino-acid sequence: MIMSTDQLIPISDSNNALKTLPQQNLDGTNLPDPPSQQAIELQENKHPNNNNDDDNDDTVIGKDLNEEEMDKETDAASYTNQHDDTPLIRRPLNTSTEELIINHSTNNDDPISKTNNDNETNENNLQSIHSDVNSNILEIDELPNELTLPTLDDDLEQKTDDKTNTDIPSDQELNISTDIMHKEESSTIPTDSAELTSNELSTNVPDNLPSERPTQQQSEILNKLPSEISNKLPSEISTLSNTNLQNIKNSNDNSSDPEKFEIQTSLEQEKQTNSNKTTNNLSESINETIEIISNDSTTTDSGISYKGGSELTHKDSGDSQEKIDLQKLEQNSPKTIIELPKDLDAFPENIDEISSKIENLSEELGEEIEENMDTIPKELKISINEISKQQGSKKDTSIKEDPPFRLTSTDDSKHILNDSTKLKNNYQDSNSSNNEKNSSDDDTNKSSGIANEDSDTDDEKDAIDAEVFSKLLDFEAEIDPDELFSPNELLPPTLSTTIIDMDTSAKSPTNDSSSNISDKDSKKNDIPELPTLEDEEELFDNLPLLSNNSSNKSNDISQRSSSNFNEKLTEPNKDLPNDEPSILSLKNEEDHDSKNEEHQKQLDQHTPAFIIHEKNNLLYPSRKNSLTPVTLYGKYDSPSSRFQNKILKPNTISNIQTDKSGVKNNDQPVNNANSQSTLPTNPDNNQLNPKDLTNLLYNGAQRLSDESKISAYARLDFQSFTFYVQTLHVILGRRSENDFSHKVDVNLGPSKSISRRHAQIFYNFGTGRYELSVLGRNGVFINEQFVEKGHTVPLKHKTKIQIGEIPFQFVLPEQERDPEDEEDIKSSPAIPDMNALEIDDEDKHLIGNGHDDSNTSLPDLNDNEFMPLDDDMDLDDKPLIQIKQSKISSSSISTTSTSKPQTLMKTTSVKTSPAKKKKIQIKKEPPKEKKPAREPKKVYSINEIPPEYRNKPLISYSVLLTTCIRKYATPKGMSLSEIYNAIRETYPYYKYCRDGWQSSVRHNLSLNKSFRKVSKGGKGWLWGLDEDYITERDRQKKVQAETAANKAKASQMKVKQQQKKVKKSVNLNPIKQPITPSYNANNKRQTISQTLAANRAATNNNKANKANDQRRTMKYLQEQLIILTRDRKGLQKATITDILTQALAMTINQVTKAAKSKGISGNPLTALMDKNPQHLNLILAAAVNAATVKVTKGKVKSLVDLSTVTLPTVVPGANSDTSSTRPTLTQTITRKNPSDNSFDPTSLSRFFQPRQNSSNTNNSTPKITVQSMSKNSLPQKRTRDDSDNEEGDDDEEEDSSSDSSSNDSDSGSNSDSDIDSGSDNDTGSSEDSDDGSGSDNESINSSGSDSGDSSDEESGSSSGTDNDSDDSDAGSDRDSDDESRQHNEYSSSKDKIQGDAHIVVDDANNNDITNTKSDELLNDRSGSEEKETHSTGFSLSPPAFKSTEHKHSNSENDSEERTLQSADNKHDSELEEKKELEVSYNDSLNKSHSQSPPIDHTDIDAISSLDNELQNSEALHELQSANPDIASGDIELSPLDGTLEHASQ